The region CTCGATCCGAACGACCTCGAGCGCGGGTACGACGATAGTCCGTACACGCCGATCGAGCCGTCGTTCAAAGCGCCGTTCGAAGATCAGTAACGTCGGTGAAGCCGCGTTCGGAATCGCGTTTTTCGTTTTTGCCGCGAGAGAATCGTTCCGTCTCCACCGAACTCGAGTTTCGGAACAAGAGCACTCGTCGCAGAGCGTTCTCGGTCGTCGAGTCGGTGACGGTCAGTCGTCACATTTGTGGCCCCTCCGCTCACGCGAAACGAGATGGTCTCGACAATCTCACTATCCCGGGACACCGTTTCTCGGTAGTGGCCCTAGCACACTCGGATTCGGCTGACTGAGAAGCGAGAGTCTGGAACGAAACCCGTCGGTGGGGTCGCTCAGCACAGCAATCGCTGGACAGGGTGGTGATGGGACGGCCCGCCTTAGGTGACCGAGCGAAAGTGATTCGACAGCGGTCGTATTCCGCTATTTCGGCTGTCCCTGGAGCCCCAATATCCACTTTCGCTCTACTCATGGCTCGGGTTCATACCCTCGAGAATCCTCTAGATAGCGAGGCGAACGAGATGAGCAACCACCCTCAAACAGAGACGACTGCACTCCGTTCCTCCGAACGCGATCGACTACGAGTTTCGGTTCTTCGGGTGAGAACATGACGGAACGCGAATCGACGGGAAACAGCGCTGATCTCACAGAAGCCTCGAGTTCCGCAGAGACGGGACCGGCCAACACGAGTCGGAACCAATCGTCGGCGAGGGCCCGCGAAGACCGGCCTCGAAATCGCTCCGCCGGTGAGAAGGCCGATGGTACCTTCGATAGCGAACCGACGGTCGAGAGCGTCCCATTGGCAATTGAGACCAGCGGTCTCCGCAAACACTTCGGCGAGACGAAAGCCGTCGACGGAATCGACCTGAGCGTTCCCGCCGGCAGAATTTACGGGCTTTTGGGACCGAATGGCGCGGGGAAGACGACCACGATCCGCATGCTCGCGACGTTGTTGCGCCCCGACGCCGGATCGGCGAGGGTACTCGGTCACGACGTCGTGAGCGACGCCGATTCAGTGCGATCCAGAGTGAGCCTGACCGGCCAGTTCGCGTCGGTGGACGAGGATCTCACTGGGAACGAGAACCTCCTCCTGTTGGCTCGGTTGTTGGGCTACTCGAGGTCGCGAGCCAAGGAACGAACTGCCGAACTGATCGACGCCTTCGGCCTGACCGAGGCGGCGACGCGTCAGGTGAAAACGTACTCCGGCGGCATGCGACGACGACTCGACATCGCGGCGAGCATCGTCGTCACCCCGGATTTGCTCTTCCTCGACGAACCGACGACCGGACTCGATCCCCGAAACCGAAATCAGGTCTGGGACATTATCCGAGCTCTCGTCAACAACGGGACGACGGTGCTCCTGACCACGCAGTACCTCGACGAGGCCGACTACCTGGCGGATCGAATCGCCGTCATCGACGCCGGAAAGATCATCGCCGAGGGAACGCCGAGCGAACTCAAGTCCTCGGTCGGATCGGGCGTACTGAACGTCCGATTACGCGATTCTGAGCGAAGGGCGGACGCCAAACGGTTGCTCGCCGACGTACTCGAAACACCCATCGAACTCGAGTCCGATCCGGCGGCGCTGTCGGCGCGAATTTCCGACGCCGAAAACGCTGCGAACGCGTTCGCGGTACTCTCTCGATCCGGGATCGAGGTAACCGATTTCGCGCTCGGTCAGCCGAGTCTCGACGAGGTTTTCCTCGCACTGACCAATCGTCCGGCGACCGGCGAATCGACCGACGGAGGTAATTCTCGATGACGACCTCGAGCGAGCCCGACGAGGCGGACGTCGAGATGCTCCGATCGGCAGTGGCGACCGGTGAGCGGCCGGACGGACCGAACGCCGTCTCCTCGTCGCTCACGTTCGGCTGGCGGGCGTTGTTGAAGATCAAGCACGTCCCCGAACAGCTGTTCGACGTGACCGTCTTCCCGATCATGTTCCTGTTGATGTTCACGTACCTGTTCGGCGGGGCGCTCGCCGGTTCGACGGGCGCGTATCTGCAGGATCTCCTGCCGGGTATCCTCGCGATGACGGTCGTATTCATCACGATCTACACGGGCGTCACGCTGAACAACGACATCGACAAGGGCGTCTTCGATCGGTTCCGGACGCTACCAATCTGGCAACCGTCGGTCATCGTCGGCGCGCTGCTCGGCGATGCGGTCCGGTATACGATCGCGTCGACGCTCGTGATCGTCCTCGGTCTGGTACTCGGGTTCCGTCCGGAAGGCGGTGTAGTTGGAGTGCTGGCGGCGGTCACATTGTTGCTCGTCTTTTCCTTTAGCCTGTCGTGGATCTGGACCGCACTCGGGTTCGTCATGCGCTCGCCCGAGTCGCTCATGGGCGTGAGCATGATGATCCTGTTCCCGCTCACGTTCGTCAGCAACGTGTTCGTCGACCCCGAAACGATGCCAGGTTGGCTCGAGGCGTTCGTCGAAATCAACCCCGTCAGTCACCTCGTGACGGCGATGCGCGGGTTGATGCACGGCACTGCGACGGCCGGAGAGATCGGCATCGTGTTGGCCATGTCCGTCGTACTCGTCGTCGTCTTCGGCCCGATCACCATGTACCTCTTCCGAACGTCGACGTAACTCCCCGCCGTCCGATCGTTTTCGGCGGCGCAGTTGTGATGGCGTCAGGAACTTTCGTCGGGGCGGATCGCTCCGTCTTCGGAAAGCGAGGGGTGTGACTCACTCGAGCATGAATTCTTCCAAAAAGTCGTACACTCGAGTCATGTCGCTGTCGAAGCCTTTCTTCGTCTTCGCGTAGCCCGCGAGGTCGCGGGTGAGGTGACCGAGGAGCATCGGGACCTGTTGTTCGCCCGCGAATTCCGAGAGCAGCCGCATGTCCTTCTCCATGAGGCCGATTTTGAAGCCCATATCGTACTCGCCGGTGAGCACGTAGTTCGGAATCTTGTCCTGATTCGCGCTGTTTCTCCCGCTGGAGACGCTGAAGACGTCGACGAGCGTCTGTCTGTCGAGGCCCGCTGCGTCGCCGAGGATCACCGCCTCGGAGGTCGCCAGCAGCGCGATGTTCGAGAGGTAATTGTTGAGGAGTTTGACCGCGTGACCGTGGCCGACGCCGTCGCCGACGTGGAAGATGTCCGAGCCGATGACTTCGAAGAGCGGTTCACACGCCTCGAAGACCGCCTCGTCGCCGCCGACGATGATCGACAGCGTTCCGGCATTCGCACCGGAGGACCCGCCGCTGACGGGCGCACCCAACACGTCGATATCCCGGTCACTGAGTCGGTCTTCGATCGCTTCCGTCGTCCCCGGCGTCGAGGTGGTGAGATCGACGAGGATCGTCCCCTCCTCGAGGTCGGCTTCGATTTCCTCGACGACCGCGTCGACGTTGTCCGGACCCGGAAGCGAGAGGAAGACGACCTCCGCGCCCTCGACTGCGTCCGCGGTGGACGTCGCCGCCGTCGCGCCGGCGTCGGCGATTGCCTCGAGTGCGTCGTCGTCGAGGTCGTACGCCGTTAGGTCGTGGCCCGCCGAAACCAGGTTTTTCGCCATCGGTCCGCCCATCGAGCCGAGTCCGATGAATCCAAGAGAAGACACATCCGTGTATCTCGCGACCATCGCAAAACTGTTTGGGACGGGAGTCTGTCGATCGGTTCGCTCGACGAGCAGCGCTCGGATCGACTGAAAGGGATGTGGTTTCGAGGGTTATACGTGCTCGTCGAGGAAGTCGACGATCTCAGTATAGGCTTCGATCCGGTTCTCGAGTTTCGAGAAGCCGTGGCCCTCGTCGTCGAAGATGAGCGTGCGAACGGGGACGCCCTGTTCGGCCGCCTGCTCGGCGATCTGTTCGGCTTCACCGACGGGCACGCGCGGGTCGTTCTCGCCGTGGAGGACGAACAACGGCGAATCGATGTGTTCGACGTTGTTGATCGGCGAAATCTTCTCGAGGAACTCGCGGTCCTCGGCGAGGCTGCCGTACTCGGCCTCTCGAAGCTCTCGACGCCAGTCTCCGGTGTTCTCGAGGAACGTGACGAAGTTCGCGATGCCGACGACGTCGATGCCGGCGGCCCACAGGTCGGGGTACTCGGTCAGCGACGCGAGCACCATGAACCCGCCGTAGGAGCCACCCTTCGCGACGATTCGGTCGGAGTCGACTGCGGGATGGTCCTGGAGCCACTCGACGCAGGCCTCGATATCAGCGACGGAATCCATCCGCTTTTCGACGTCGTCGAGGGCAGCGTACTCAGCGCCGTAGCCCGCCGACCCGCGGACGTTCGGCTCGAAGTAGGCGTAACCCCGATCGAGGAAGTACTGCTTGACGCTCGAGAAAGAGGGGCGACGTTGGCTCTCGGGGCCGCCGTGGATGTCGACGATAACCGGCGTGGTCCCCTCCTCTCGGTCGTCGGGGAGTGTCAGAAAGCCAGGTACCTCCAATCCGTCGAAACTCTCGACGTGGACGAGATCGGACGCGTCGAACGTCTCTCGAGGAATTCCGGCCGTCGGGGCGTCGGTCCAGCGCTCTGTCTCGCCGGTTTCGATATCGACGACGAAGACGTTCGTGTTGACCGTGTCGCCGCTGGTCGAGAGCGCGAAGCGTTCCGCGTCGGGGTCGAAGCTGACGCCGCCCGCGATCCCGCCCAGCAGGTCGGGTTCCGGGAACGTCTCGAACGCGGTCGGATCGTTCGCGTCGAACTCGCCGACCGTCAGTTCGGTGTAGCCCTCGACGTTTCGCGAGTAAACGAACCGGCCCGTCTCGTCGTCGAGCGCGATGCCGTCGACGTTCCACTCTCCTCCCTCGACGACCGTCTCGAGGCCGCCCGTCTTCGAGTCGCTTCCCGACTCGCGCTCGAGGTCGAGATACGCCAGATACAGCGTGTCCGCGTCGCCCTCGTCGGTGACGAGGTAGAGTCCAGTTCCGTCGGGTGCCCAACTGGCGCTCTGGTATCGGACGTTACCCTCGTGGGGTGTCAGGTGCTCGAGTTCGGGTTCCTCAGCTTCGAGGTCGAGCACGTAGAGGTCCTGATCGAAGTTCGAGTACGCCTGCGAGACGAGCAGCCGCGAATCGTCGGGGCTCCACCCCGAAAGCGAGAGCCAGCCGTCGCCTTCGTAGACGAGCGTCGCCTCGTCACCCGTCTCCGTCCGATCCTGAACGTAGATGTCGAAAACCGACTCGTCGCGTCGGTTCGAGGCGAACGCGAATCGCTCGCCGTCGTGGCTCCAGCCACCCCAGCGGTGTTTCGCGTCCGGCTTGGCCGTGAGGTTCGTGATCTCGCCGGTGTCGGCGTCCAATTTGAATAGCTGCGCACGTTCGTTGCCGCCTTCGTCCATCCCAAAGACTACTTCCGGACGCTCCGGCGACCACGACGCGAACGTTACGCGTTCGTCGTAGAACGTCCGTTGCTCGGGCCAGGCCCGGGGCTCCTCGAGCGTCCAGAGCTGGCCGGTTCCGGTCGTGTTCATCAGAAACGAGAGGCACTCGCCGTCGGGGCTAAAGGACGCGCCGTACGCGCTGCGGATGTTGAGGTAGCGTTCGATCTCGTAGCTGCCCATACACCCCACACTTCCTTCGACGCGGTAGTGGTTTTGGTTGCCACCCCGCTGCGAGGGCGAGTGCGAAGCGTTCGCTGGCTCCTACTGGTCGACCAGTAATACCGGCTTCAGTCGGAACTGCACAGTGTACGTGAACGATACTCGAGCGAACCGATCCGTCCGAGTGGTTTCGGAACGGGTAACAAAGCGTCTCGAGTCACCCAGAGAAGAGTGATGGACGATACGGGCGAGAGACGGGACGAAAGCGACAGCGATCGATCGACGGCAGCCGTCCTGATCACCGTGGTGGTCGTCCTCGTCGCGTTCGGGTTGACGATGGCGATCGTGGGGGCCGGATTTTCACCCGGCGACGGCTCTCCGGAGACGAACAGCAGCGACGAAAATCCGATAGACGGCGGTGAGGACGACTCCGAGGACGAACCGGTCGACCTCGAGGAGGAACTCGAGAACGTTACGGACGACGAGAACGGCACCGACGGGCTGGATAGCGTCGGTATCGACGACGACGCGGACAACGAGACTGACGACAACGCGGACACGGACGGGAACGAGACCGACGACGATGACGCAGACGATGCACTCGAGGAGGAGAGCGATGACGATGCCGAGGATGACGCAGACGACGCGGACGAGGAAGATGCTGACGACGTGGACGGAGATGAGACGGACGACGGCGACACCGATGCATCGGACGATGACGCGGACGATGATGCCGACGCAGACGATGGTGACGACGCGGACGACGACCAGGCCGACAGCGTCGACGTGGAAGACGACGATGACGCTGACGAGGACCAGAGCATTCTCGATCGTGTGACGGAGTTCTTCACCGATACGTTCTCATTCGGTGACACGGAGTAACCGATCGTCGGACGCGTCGCGTTGGCTGTAAGACCCGTCGTGGGTGGAACGAAGCACCGTCGTCGTGAGCGAACAGTCCAAAAGAAGTGACTTTTTATCCCACCGCTGCGTCCCGCGACACATGCAGATTGCGTTCGTCTCGATCGAGACGGTTCACCACCACGACACCGAGACGAACCAGCGGTGCCAGACCGTTCTTGAGGTGCTTCGCGATCACGGACACGACGTTCACTGCTTTTGTGCGAGGTTTTGGGACGACGAATCTCCCTCGCTCGAGCGAGACGACGTCACGTATCACGCCGTCACAGACGACGTAGAGTCGCGGCGGTCGTTTTGCCTTCGGTTGCCGTTCGATCTGGCGGCTGCAAGTCCGGACGTCGTCCACGCGAGCGCTCGGCCGCCTACGACCGTGCTCGCCGCCGCGGGTGGGGCGACGCTCGCACGGACACCCCTGCTCGTCGAGTGGTACGGCGACGACGGCGTCGACGACGAGCAGTGGACCCGACGGGCGACCAAGCGCGGCGACCGACTGATCACCCCATCCGAACTCGTCGCGACGTGGGTCCGGGAGCGAGGAGGCGACGGCGACTGCGTCGAGACGATTCCGAACCCAATCGACATCGACCGAATTCAGGAGGTCTCGCCCGGTGAGGAAGTCGACGTCGTCTACGCCCGCCGACTCGACGAGGGAGCGAACCTCGAGAGCCTCCTGCTCGGTTTGGCGGAGCTACGCGACCGAGACTGGTCGACGACCGTCATCGGCGACGGGCCGGAGCGGGAGGCCTACGAACGCCTCGCGAGCGATCTCCGGATCGATGACCGGATCACCTTCGCCGGCGAGTGCTCACTCGAGGATCGACTCGCGGCCTATCGCGGTGCTCACGTCTTCGCGCAGACGGCAGAACACTGCGTGTTCCCGACGGAGATGTGTTGGGCGCTGGCTTCGGGGTGTGTCGGCATCGTCGAGTACCACGCGAACTCGAGCGCCCACGAACTCGTCGAGGGCTGGGACCGCGGCTTTCGGACTACGAGCGAGGAGGAACTGGCCGACGCGATTCTCGAAGCCGGCGACCTCGAGTACCGCGACTTCGACGACCGATTTGGAGAGTACGACGAGTCGGTGATCGCAGGTCGCTACCTCGAGCAGTACCGGACGCTGCGGGACGAACAGGGTCTATTGTAGGTAGGTTCCGCTCTGTTGAACCCTGACAGAAGAGACGTGTTGACTGCTGAATAGAGCGGTGTCGTGCAGCGCAGCAATAGAGTTTGCTCGGCAGCCAGTCGACTGAATTAGTCGTTCAGAAGCGGTGCGTATTAACCGCTATTCTGTCAGTTGCCCCACATAATACACTATATAAAATAATACATTCAATATATTTTATAAAATTGTAATAGCATTGGGTGGCTTCTTGAACGTGTGAACAGGAGGCAATATCTCACTACAACTGCAGTGGTTGCTAGTGTTTCTTTTAGCGGGTGTTCGACACTCGAAGAGGAGGTTTCTCTCGAAAGTCCAATCGAAGAGCGTGACTCTGCGTGGATCCATTTCGAGCATAAATACAATGATGAGGGAATCGCACGGGTTTCTTTCATTGAGCGGTCAGATACGCCGTCGGCTTACCGACTTCAAACGACGATCTCACAACCGACTGAAACCAGTATTGATCGCACTCGATTTCGGTTTAGATCGGAATCTGAAGACGAAAACACTCACGATCTGTTCATTCAACCAATTCATGATAGCCTTTACGACGAGTTCGATACCTATCGAGAAGACGGCTGGATAGTCGTCGAAGTTCACAACCATGGCGAAGGGACGGTAAGCTACGAGGTACTGGTTCATCAGACAACAGAGAACAGTGAAATCGGTTTACTTACAGTCAATTACGAAATTGAACTCTCCGAACAAGAGTTTCTTGACACCATCTTCACTGCTCGGAATCGAACGACACTAGCGTTCGAATAGCAGTGGATAGTAGCGTAATCTCTTTATTCGGTATTATGTCTGAAAGTGAGACAGTCATTTCGGTAACTACACCCGCGAACCTAATGCGCGTACTTCAATCGGCTAAGAGAGATGTCGAGAGAGCCGTTGCTGAATAGACAGTGTGAATACAACACCGGAGGCATCATCGATACTTACACCTTCGACACTGAGGGCTATTCCACTGAGCAGGATGCATCCGAAGATGTATCGATACCGAGCACTGCGTTTCCGCCGCAGTGACCCGTCACGGAATTCGACAGTAGACCGAGTCCCGCGATACCCGTGATAGCCCCAATCACGTACCGTCGATCAAGTACTGCACCAACCGACATTGACAGCAACCAGATTCCACTCACACCGCGAATAACCCGGTCAGCCTGCGACATGTTTTGTTCCATTGGCGATCACGTTGGTGATTTCGCATGAGCTGGGGTATCATTCGCTCCACTCGCGTATCGCTCCGCGAGCCGCTCCTCCCACGTGACTGTCCCAATCTTTTGCTCGGGGCACGTCGCACGGCCAGTCCGAAACGCCGCCATCGTTTTGCCGGGAATGGGAACTCTGATGATCGGACGTCGTAGGCCACGCGTATTACGGTAGACCTGTGCAAGCTCGCCAATTGAAAGGATGTTGGGTCCACCAATTGGGTCAGTTCGACCACTCGCTGTCAGCATCGCATAATCCACTATAACATCCGCGACCTCGCCGACATCGATAGGCTGAATCTGCACGTTCGTCGGAAGGGGCCACAGCGGAAGCTTCGCCACCGAATCCAACAGTTCCGCAATGAACGTGTGGAACTGCGTCGCACGGACGATAGTCGTCGGTATATCGCTTTCCTCGACTTCTATCTCACCAGAGACTTTTTGTTCATAATAGGGGAAGGGAATCTCGTCGATACCGACGATGGACGGATAGAGGAAGTTCTCTACGCCTGCCGTCTCAGCCACCTCGAGAAGTCGTTTCGTTCCCTCTACATCAACCGCCGCTGTGTCGCCCTGCGGGGCCGTCGCCGTGTGGATGACAACGTCGGTGTTTTCAAGTGCCGACTCGAGGCCCGTGCCATCGGTCAAATCGAGCTCCACCCAGTTGAGGTTCCCTTCAGGTTCTTGAGGGGGCGAACGGCTCGCCGCTCGGACAGTGTGACCCGCCGCCGTGAGCCGCGGTCGAAGGGCTGTCCCAAGCGTACCTGTCGCGCCTGTCACCAGCGTTCGGATCATAGATGACGATTGGCTATACCGATCTGAGTAACTATTGCCGAGTGTACTCGGGTAGTTTAATTGATCGATCACGTATCATCACCCATGAAACACGTCCGGGTGCGCATTACGGCCCATGGACAAGCAGGTGATATCCACCCGATGTACGGTGTACTGACTGAGACATCGTTCGTTGAGCGAGCGACGGCAGTACAGTGGAATTATACCGGAGACGCACTCGGCATCCTCCATTACGTTATTGGCGACGCCGAGGCACTCGAAAAAGCGATGCAAAAGGTTCCGGAGGTCGTCGGCTACGACATGGAACGTATCGACGGGCGATCATGCTACGTGTACGTCCGAGACGCGACGACTGATTCGCTCCGAGAGATGTTCGATCCTCTGACCTCCGGTGGCCTTATTGCCGTCCCCCCTATCGAATACGAATCTGATGGAACGGTGGTTTTCTCACTGTTCGGTCCTGACGACGAGATACAAGATGCAATCGAAGGCTTCTCTGTTCCGGTTGACGTGACTATCGAAGAGGTGGGCAATCTCACTAGCACGGCTGCTACTATTGAGGCCACCTTCACCGACCGACAGCGTGAAGTTGCCAAAACGGCAGTACAACTGGGTTACTACGACATCCCTCGGAGCGCCGGTCAGGAAGACATTGCCGCGGAATTGGACTGTGCGCCAAGTACCATTGCTGAACACCTGCGGAAAGTTGAAGCCCGGATACTCCGAGCGCAGTTCGCCTAAGGCAGAATATTTTCCAGATGCGATGTCCCTCGTTATACTGCCGAGTGAGAAGGGCGTGTGGCTGCACCGTGCTTGTTTCGGTATTACCCGCGTGAGGGCAATCTGGCGTACAAGATATAACCGCTGTATTCACCAGAACCACTGAAACATGTCTTCTGATGGGAGTTTCAACGAGGAAGTATGTTTCTCAGTCTGGATCGACACACAGGCCAGTAGAGCACGAAAAGCGACACAACCGGAAAACACAGGAGTACTGCTCATTCTGCTGTCGCGGCGAGTCCCGCTCGTCCTAACATCGCATCACCCACTCCTTACACTGGCAACAGGAATTTCCACGTCCTCCCCAACCGATTGCGGTCCTCGCTCCTGTCGTCGCTGCGGTCCGCATCCCTCGCACGGCTTCGTGGTGCGGTTCGCGTCTGCTCACCACACCACAGCGTGCGCCACCGCGCGTGGTTCGGTCGACGGGAGAATCGAGAACCTGGAAAACGAGAACGGAGAGCCATGAGAACGTCGAGAAATGAGAAGGAAAATTCGAGTTGCGCCGAGGTGACTCGAGTTACAGGTCGAACTTCGAGGCGGCGGTTTCCATATCCTTGTCGCCGCGTCCGGAGAGATTGACGAGGATGGTGTCGTGCTCGCCGGCTTCGGCGAGGTGGATCGCGCGGGCGATGGCGTGACTGGACTCGAGAGCGGGGACGATTCCTTCCGTGGCGCTCAGTTCGCGAAAGGCCGCGAGGGCTTCTTCGTCGGTGATTCCGGTGTACTCACAGCGGCCGACGGCCCGGTACATGGCGTGTTCCGGGCCGACGCCGGGGTAGTCGAGACCGGCCGAAACGGAGTGGACGTCGACGTCCTCGCCGATGACTCGAGTCTTCATGCCGTGGATGACGTCGTCGGATCCCGACGCCAGCGGCGCTGCGTGGCGACTCGAGTCCGCGCCCTCGCCGCCGCCTTCGGCACCGTAGAAGTCGACGTCGTCGTCTCGAAAGGCGTGGAAGAGGCCGATGGCGTTCGAGCCGCCGCCGACGCAGGCGACTGCGGCGTCGGGCAGGTCGCCCGTCCGCTCGCGAATCTGCTCGCGGGCTTCACGGCCGATGACGGACTGGAAGTCCCGGACCATCCGCGGGAACGGGTCGGGACCGACGACGCTGCCCACGAGGTAGTGTGTGTCGTCGACGTTTTCGGCGAAATCCTCGAGTGCGGCGTCGACGGCGTCTGCGAGGCCCTCCTCGCCGCGCGTGACCTCGTTGACCTCGGCACCCATGAGCCGCATTCGGAAGACGTTCATCTCCTGGCGGGCGATGTCTTTCGCGCCCATGTAGATCTCCGTCTCGAGGTCGAGTAGCGCGCCGACCATGGCCGTCGCGGTGCCGTGTTGGCCGGCTCCCGTCTCGGCGATCAGTCGCTCGCGTCCGGCGCGTTTGGCCAACAGTGCCTGGCCGAGCACGTTGTTGATCTTGTGCGCGCCGCCGTGGAGCAGGTCCTCTCGTTTGAGGTAGATCTCGGCACCGTAGCGGTCGCTCAGGTTACGGGCGTAGTAAAGCGGCGTCGGCCGGCCGGCGAACTCCTCGAGGAGGTCGCGCAGTTCGGTCTGGAACGCCTCGCTCTCGGCGACGTCGTCGTAGGCCGTCGCGAGTTGCTCGAGTGGCTCGAGAAGCGGGTCGGGGACGTGACGGCCGCCGTAGCCGTCGAAGACACCATCGGACATACTGGTGGAGTAAAGCCGTGGCCGGAACTATATTCTGTCGATGCCACGCCGATTCGGGCTACCGCGCCTATTCGATCGGTAGAGAGCGGGCTTCTGGGAGGTAAAGACCGTCGAATCGGAAAGGAAATGAACTGAGTCAGGAAGGATAGCGAGAGCGGTCGACTGCGGGACTACTCGGCCGTTGGAGTGTCTACTTTCGTGTTCGAGTTGGTCTCGTCTTCGGAATCGTCGTACTCGACTGCCGTGTGACCCTTGACGAACTCCTTGGTCCGCTCGTTCTGTGGGTTCTCGAAGAACGATCGCGTGTCGTTCGCCTCGATGAGGTCGCCGAGGTAGAGGAAGACGACGTCATCGGCGAGGCGTTTCGCCTGATCCATACTGTGGGTGACCATGATGATCGTGTACTCCTCTTTGAGGTCGGCGAGCGTCTCCTCGACGGTTTCGGCCGAGACGGGATCGAGTGCCGACGTGACCTCGTCACAGAGCAACACCTCCGGCTCGACGGCCAGCGAACGGGCGAGACAGAGTCGCTGAATCTGGCCAGTCGATAGCTCCGCGCCGGGAGTGCTCAGCCGGTCTTTTACCTCGTCCCAGAGGTTCACTTTCCGCAGGTAGCTCTCGACGATGTCGTCGAGTTCGTCT is a window of Natronorubrum sediminis DNA encoding:
- a CDS encoding phosphate ABC transporter ATP-binding protein; translation: MTSQPALTTDELSVTYTGNEDVEALKSVSLEFPSNQLTAIIGPSGCGKSTLLKSLNRLHEIQPNVDIDGDVYLGEEPIYDTDEPAPEIRRRIGYVPQTPTALPLSIYENVAYGVKIHSNYEDKDELDDIVESYLRKVNLWDEVKDRLSTPGAELSTGQIQRLCLARSLAVEPEVLLCDEVTSALDPVSAETVEETLADLKEEYTIIMVTHSMDQAKRLADDVVFLYLGDLIEANDTRSFFENPQNERTKEFVKGHTAVEYDDSEDETNSNTKVDTPTAE
- the trpB gene encoding tryptophan synthase subunit beta; the protein is MSDGVFDGYGGRHVPDPLLEPLEQLATAYDDVAESEAFQTELRDLLEEFAGRPTPLYYARNLSDRYGAEIYLKREDLLHGGAHKINNVLGQALLAKRAGRERLIAETGAGQHGTATAMVGALLDLETEIYMGAKDIARQEMNVFRMRLMGAEVNEVTRGEEGLADAVDAALEDFAENVDDTHYLVGSVVGPDPFPRMVRDFQSVIGREAREQIRERTGDLPDAAVACVGGGSNAIGLFHAFRDDDVDFYGAEGGGEGADSSRHAAPLASGSDDVIHGMKTRVIGEDVDVHSVSAGLDYPGVGPEHAMYRAVGRCEYTGITDEEALAAFRELSATEGIVPALESSHAIARAIHLAEAGEHDTILVNLSGRGDKDMETAASKFDL